A window of Etheostoma spectabile isolate EspeVRDwgs_2016 chromosome 18, UIUC_Espe_1.0, whole genome shotgun sequence contains these coding sequences:
- the serac1 gene encoding protein SERAC1 isoform X5 translates to MSGAALRFIRCRRLSTAGTPGVRKVLQWKDLRLTNKARRELHRAARRFLEISSKVFLQTLDEHFSHVDADPHEVALWVLLKRTRSANKAVRLQAVQELAENHHWHDYQYQTAAQVIDHGTAVGLARTPQVDLRFFLRSPALPDLEDGLSAEDGLRQLLASLPQSEVDKCVQYFTSLALRESTQSLAAQRGGLWCFGGNGLPYAQSLTSVPSEKVESFCLQALVQHSKVQSHCDHIVANGGLQLLQRVYQLRRDSLKIQRNIVRIIGNLALNEGVHQAITQSGWVSVLAEMMQSPHVMQASHAARALANLDRETVKEKYQDGVYILHPQTRCNQPIKADVLFIHGILGAAFKTWRQKDRDTLEEEKEAESRDDYTECWPKSWLAADCPNLRVLSVEYDSHLSDWMAKCPAENQRKSLAYRSRELLKKLKLAGVGERPVVWVAHSMGGLLVKKMLLDASEDPDMHGLLKNTKGIMFYSVPHHGTFMAEYSVNVRYLLFPSVEVRELCKDSPSLRNLNENFLNMAKEKEIKVLSFAETLPTNIGPMIKILVVPTQSANLGIGELIEVDVDHLNICKPEKKDSFLYKRSLQFILEALQSYISH, encoded by the exons ATGTCTGGTGCAGCTCTACGTTTTATCCGCTGTCGGAGACTGAGCACAGCTGGGACGCCTGGAGTGAGGAAAGTGCTTCAGTGGAAGGACTTAA GACTCACAAACAAAGCAAGGAGGGAACTTCATAGAGCAGCAAGGCGGTTTCTGGAAATATCATCTAAGGTTTTCCTGCAAACACTAGACG AGCACTTCAGCCATGTAGATGCAGACCCACATGAGGTGGCATTATGGGTCTTACTAAAGAGGACACGGTCAGCCAACAAAGCAGTCAGACTACAGGCTGTTCAGGAACTTGCAGAAAATCACCACTGGCACG ACTACCAGTACCAGACAGCAGCCCAGGTTATAGACCATGGAACAGCTGTGGGCCTGGCCCGGACTCCTCAGGTAGACCTTCGATTCTTCTTGCGCTCACCTGCACTGCCTGATCTGGAGGAT GGTTTGTCAGCAGAGGATGGACTAAGGCAGCTGCTGGCATCTCTGCCTCAGTCTGAGGTGGACAAATGTGTTCAGTACTTCACCTCACTGGCCCTCAGAGAAAGCACTCAGTCCTTGGCAGCACAACGG GGTGGTCTGTGGTGTTTTGGAGGTAATGGGCTGCCTTACGCCCAGAGCCTCACCTCTGTTCCCTCTGAGAAGGTGGAATCCTTCTGCCTACAGGCATTGGTACAGCACTCAAAG GTCCAGAGCCACTGTGACCACATAGTTGCCAACGGGGGTCTGCAGCTCCTCCAGAGGGTTTATCAGCTTCGTAGAGACTCCCTGAAGATTCAGAGGAACATTGTTCGTATCATAGGAAATTTGGCACTCAATGAAGGTGTTCACCAGGCCATAACCCAGTCTG GCTGGGTCTCTGTCCTGGCTGAGATGATGCAGTCTCCTCATGTTATGCAGGCATCTCATGCAGCCCGCGCTCTGGCCAACCTGGATAGGGAGACGGTAAAAGAGAAATATCAAGACGGTGTCTATATCCTCCACCCACAAACACGTTGCAA CCAGCCAATTAAAGCAGACGTGCTCTTCATTCATGGGATTCTCGGAGCAGCTTTTAAGACATGGAGACAGAAGGACCGCGATACGttagaggaagagaaggaagcaGAAAGCAGGGACGACTACACAGAGTGCTGGCCGAAG TCATGGTTGGCTGCTGATTGTCCAAATCTGAGAGTACTATCGGTGGAGTATGACAGTCACCTCAGTGACTGGATGGCCAAATGTCCAGCTGAGAATCAGAG GAAGTCCTTGGCCTACAGAAGTCGAGAGCTGCTAAAGAAGTTAAAGCTGGCAGGAGTTGGAGAGAGGCCTGTGGTCTGGGTAGCCCACAGCATGGGAG GATTGCTtgtgaagaaaatgctgctggaTGCTTCAGAGGACCCAGATATGCATGGACTATTAAAGAACACCAAGGGCATTATGTTTTATAGTGTTCCACACCATGGCACCTTTATGGCAGAGTACTCAGTCAATGTCAGATATCTCCTCTTTCCCTCTGTAGAAGTCAGAGAACTTTGTAAAG ACTCACCATCATTGCGCAACCTTAATGAGAACTTCCTGAACATggccaaagaaaaagaaatcaaggtgCTGAGCTTTGCAGAGACGCTGCCGACAAACATTGGACCCATGATCAAGATACTAGTGGTACCAACGCAGTCAGCAA ATCTCGGCATCGGGGAGCTCATCGAGGTAGACGTAGATCATCTTAACATCTGCAAGCCGGAGAAGAAGGACTCCTTTCTGTACAAGCGCAGCCTCCAGTTCATCCTAGAAGCACTGCAGAGCTATATCAGCCACTGA
- the serac1 gene encoding protein SERAC1 isoform X4 has protein sequence MSGAALRFIRCRRLSTAGTPGVRKVLQWKDLRLTNKARRELHRAARRFLEISSKVFLQTLDAAKLMTQDLRPKEHFSHVDADPHEVALWVLLKRTRSANKAVRLQAVQELAENHHWHDYQYQTAAQVIDHGTAVGLARTPQVDLRFFLRSPALPDLEDGLSAEDGLRQLLASLPQSEVDKCVQYFTSLALRESTQSLAAQRGGLWCFGGNGLPYAQSLTSVPSEKVESFCLQALVQHSKVQSHCDHIVANGGLQLLQRVYQLRRDSLKIQRNIVRIIGNLALNEGVHQAITQSGWVSVLAEMMQSPHVMQASHAARALANLDRETVKEKYQDGVYILHPQTRCNQPIKADVLFIHGILGAAFKTWRQKDRDTLEEEKEAESRDDYTECWPKSWLAADCPNLRVLSVEYDSHLSDWMAKCPAENQRKSLAYRSRELLKKLKLAGVGERPVVWVAHSMGGLLVKKMLLDASEDPDMHGLLKNTKGIMFYSVPHHGTFMAEYSVNVRYLLFPSVEVRELCKDSPSLRNLNENFLNMAKEKEIKVLSFAETLPTNIGPMIKILVVPTQSANLGIGELIEVDVDHLNICKPEKKDSFLYKRSLQFILEALQSYISH, from the exons ATGTCTGGTGCAGCTCTACGTTTTATCCGCTGTCGGAGACTGAGCACAGCTGGGACGCCTGGAGTGAGGAAAGTGCTTCAGTGGAAGGACTTAA GACTCACAAACAAAGCAAGGAGGGAACTTCATAGAGCAGCAAGGCGGTTTCTGGAAATATCATCTAAGGTTTTCCTGCAAACACTAGACG ctGCCAAGTTGATGACACAAGATTTGAGACCTAAAG AGCACTTCAGCCATGTAGATGCAGACCCACATGAGGTGGCATTATGGGTCTTACTAAAGAGGACACGGTCAGCCAACAAAGCAGTCAGACTACAGGCTGTTCAGGAACTTGCAGAAAATCACCACTGGCACG ACTACCAGTACCAGACAGCAGCCCAGGTTATAGACCATGGAACAGCTGTGGGCCTGGCCCGGACTCCTCAGGTAGACCTTCGATTCTTCTTGCGCTCACCTGCACTGCCTGATCTGGAGGAT GGTTTGTCAGCAGAGGATGGACTAAGGCAGCTGCTGGCATCTCTGCCTCAGTCTGAGGTGGACAAATGTGTTCAGTACTTCACCTCACTGGCCCTCAGAGAAAGCACTCAGTCCTTGGCAGCACAACGG GGTGGTCTGTGGTGTTTTGGAGGTAATGGGCTGCCTTACGCCCAGAGCCTCACCTCTGTTCCCTCTGAGAAGGTGGAATCCTTCTGCCTACAGGCATTGGTACAGCACTCAAAG GTCCAGAGCCACTGTGACCACATAGTTGCCAACGGGGGTCTGCAGCTCCTCCAGAGGGTTTATCAGCTTCGTAGAGACTCCCTGAAGATTCAGAGGAACATTGTTCGTATCATAGGAAATTTGGCACTCAATGAAGGTGTTCACCAGGCCATAACCCAGTCTG GCTGGGTCTCTGTCCTGGCTGAGATGATGCAGTCTCCTCATGTTATGCAGGCATCTCATGCAGCCCGCGCTCTGGCCAACCTGGATAGGGAGACGGTAAAAGAGAAATATCAAGACGGTGTCTATATCCTCCACCCACAAACACGTTGCAA CCAGCCAATTAAAGCAGACGTGCTCTTCATTCATGGGATTCTCGGAGCAGCTTTTAAGACATGGAGACAGAAGGACCGCGATACGttagaggaagagaaggaagcaGAAAGCAGGGACGACTACACAGAGTGCTGGCCGAAG TCATGGTTGGCTGCTGATTGTCCAAATCTGAGAGTACTATCGGTGGAGTATGACAGTCACCTCAGTGACTGGATGGCCAAATGTCCAGCTGAGAATCAGAG GAAGTCCTTGGCCTACAGAAGTCGAGAGCTGCTAAAGAAGTTAAAGCTGGCAGGAGTTGGAGAGAGGCCTGTGGTCTGGGTAGCCCACAGCATGGGAG GATTGCTtgtgaagaaaatgctgctggaTGCTTCAGAGGACCCAGATATGCATGGACTATTAAAGAACACCAAGGGCATTATGTTTTATAGTGTTCCACACCATGGCACCTTTATGGCAGAGTACTCAGTCAATGTCAGATATCTCCTCTTTCCCTCTGTAGAAGTCAGAGAACTTTGTAAAG ACTCACCATCATTGCGCAACCTTAATGAGAACTTCCTGAACATggccaaagaaaaagaaatcaaggtgCTGAGCTTTGCAGAGACGCTGCCGACAAACATTGGACCCATGATCAAGATACTAGTGGTACCAACGCAGTCAGCAA ATCTCGGCATCGGGGAGCTCATCGAGGTAGACGTAGATCATCTTAACATCTGCAAGCCGGAGAAGAAGGACTCCTTTCTGTACAAGCGCAGCCTCCAGTTCATCCTAGAAGCACTGCAGAGCTATATCAGCCACTGA
- the serac1 gene encoding protein SERAC1 isoform X2, translating to MSGAALRFIRCRRLSTAGTPGVRKVLQWKDLRKVAKVTGAVVSGGCLLITYEVVALNKAVTIDTSAIVQEKYKSYIYLRATPSDEKENLTAGLTNKARRELHRAARRFLEISSKVFLQTLDEHFSHVDADPHEVALWVLLKRTRSANKAVRLQAVQELAENHHWHDYQYQTAAQVIDHGTAVGLARTPQVDLRFFLRSPALPDLEDGLSAEDGLRQLLASLPQSEVDKCVQYFTSLALRESTQSLAAQRGGLWCFGGNGLPYAQSLTSVPSEKVESFCLQALVQHSKVQSHCDHIVANGGLQLLQRVYQLRRDSLKIQRNIVRIIGNLALNEGVHQAITQSGWVSVLAEMMQSPHVMQASHAARALANLDRETVKEKYQDGVYILHPQTRCNQPIKADVLFIHGILGAAFKTWRQKDRDTLEEEKEAESRDDYTECWPKSWLAADCPNLRVLSVEYDSHLSDWMAKCPAENQRKSLAYRSRELLKKLKLAGVGERPVVWVAHSMGGLLVKKMLLDASEDPDMHGLLKNTKGIMFYSVPHHGTFMAEYSVNVRYLLFPSVEVRELCKDSPSLRNLNENFLNMAKEKEIKVLSFAETLPTNIGPMIKILVVPTQSANLGIGELIEVDVDHLNICKPEKKDSFLYKRSLQFILEALQSYISH from the exons ATGTCTGGTGCAGCTCTACGTTTTATCCGCTGTCGGAGACTGAGCACAGCTGGGACGCCTGGAGTGAGGAAAGTGCTTCAGTGGAAGGACTTAA GGAAGGTTGCTAAAGTTACTGGTGCGGTTGTCTCGGG AGGTTGTCTTTTGATCACATATGAAGTGGTGGCCTTGAACAAGGCTGTGACCATTGACACTAGTGCCAttgttcaggagaaatacaagTCTTACATCTATCTGAGAGCCACTCCCTCAGATGAAAAGGAAAACCTTACTGCAG GACTCACAAACAAAGCAAGGAGGGAACTTCATAGAGCAGCAAGGCGGTTTCTGGAAATATCATCTAAGGTTTTCCTGCAAACACTAGACG AGCACTTCAGCCATGTAGATGCAGACCCACATGAGGTGGCATTATGGGTCTTACTAAAGAGGACACGGTCAGCCAACAAAGCAGTCAGACTACAGGCTGTTCAGGAACTTGCAGAAAATCACCACTGGCACG ACTACCAGTACCAGACAGCAGCCCAGGTTATAGACCATGGAACAGCTGTGGGCCTGGCCCGGACTCCTCAGGTAGACCTTCGATTCTTCTTGCGCTCACCTGCACTGCCTGATCTGGAGGAT GGTTTGTCAGCAGAGGATGGACTAAGGCAGCTGCTGGCATCTCTGCCTCAGTCTGAGGTGGACAAATGTGTTCAGTACTTCACCTCACTGGCCCTCAGAGAAAGCACTCAGTCCTTGGCAGCACAACGG GGTGGTCTGTGGTGTTTTGGAGGTAATGGGCTGCCTTACGCCCAGAGCCTCACCTCTGTTCCCTCTGAGAAGGTGGAATCCTTCTGCCTACAGGCATTGGTACAGCACTCAAAG GTCCAGAGCCACTGTGACCACATAGTTGCCAACGGGGGTCTGCAGCTCCTCCAGAGGGTTTATCAGCTTCGTAGAGACTCCCTGAAGATTCAGAGGAACATTGTTCGTATCATAGGAAATTTGGCACTCAATGAAGGTGTTCACCAGGCCATAACCCAGTCTG GCTGGGTCTCTGTCCTGGCTGAGATGATGCAGTCTCCTCATGTTATGCAGGCATCTCATGCAGCCCGCGCTCTGGCCAACCTGGATAGGGAGACGGTAAAAGAGAAATATCAAGACGGTGTCTATATCCTCCACCCACAAACACGTTGCAA CCAGCCAATTAAAGCAGACGTGCTCTTCATTCATGGGATTCTCGGAGCAGCTTTTAAGACATGGAGACAGAAGGACCGCGATACGttagaggaagagaaggaagcaGAAAGCAGGGACGACTACACAGAGTGCTGGCCGAAG TCATGGTTGGCTGCTGATTGTCCAAATCTGAGAGTACTATCGGTGGAGTATGACAGTCACCTCAGTGACTGGATGGCCAAATGTCCAGCTGAGAATCAGAG GAAGTCCTTGGCCTACAGAAGTCGAGAGCTGCTAAAGAAGTTAAAGCTGGCAGGAGTTGGAGAGAGGCCTGTGGTCTGGGTAGCCCACAGCATGGGAG GATTGCTtgtgaagaaaatgctgctggaTGCTTCAGAGGACCCAGATATGCATGGACTATTAAAGAACACCAAGGGCATTATGTTTTATAGTGTTCCACACCATGGCACCTTTATGGCAGAGTACTCAGTCAATGTCAGATATCTCCTCTTTCCCTCTGTAGAAGTCAGAGAACTTTGTAAAG ACTCACCATCATTGCGCAACCTTAATGAGAACTTCCTGAACATggccaaagaaaaagaaatcaaggtgCTGAGCTTTGCAGAGACGCTGCCGACAAACATTGGACCCATGATCAAGATACTAGTGGTACCAACGCAGTCAGCAA ATCTCGGCATCGGGGAGCTCATCGAGGTAGACGTAGATCATCTTAACATCTGCAAGCCGGAGAAGAAGGACTCCTTTCTGTACAAGCGCAGCCTCCAGTTCATCCTAGAAGCACTGCAGAGCTATATCAGCCACTGA
- the serac1 gene encoding protein SERAC1 isoform X3, giving the protein MSGAALRFIRCRRLSTAGTPGVRKVLQWKDLRKVAKVTGAVVSGGCLLITYEVVALNKAVTIDTSAIVQEKYKSYIYLRATPSDEKENLTAGLTNKARRELHRAARRFLEISSKVFLQTLDAAKLMTQDLRPKEHFSHVDADPHEVALWVLLKRTRSANKAVRLQAVQELAENHHWHDYQYQTAAQVIDHGTAVGLARTPQGLSAEDGLRQLLASLPQSEVDKCVQYFTSLALRESTQSLAAQRGGLWCFGGNGLPYAQSLTSVPSEKVESFCLQALVQHSKVQSHCDHIVANGGLQLLQRVYQLRRDSLKIQRNIVRIIGNLALNEGVHQAITQSGWVSVLAEMMQSPHVMQASHAARALANLDRETVKEKYQDGVYILHPQTRCNQPIKADVLFIHGILGAAFKTWRQKDRDTLEEEKEAESRDDYTECWPKSWLAADCPNLRVLSVEYDSHLSDWMAKCPAENQRKSLAYRSRELLKKLKLAGVGERPVVWVAHSMGGLLVKKMLLDASEDPDMHGLLKNTKGIMFYSVPHHGTFMAEYSVNVRYLLFPSVEVRELCKDSPSLRNLNENFLNMAKEKEIKVLSFAETLPTNIGPMIKILVVPTQSANLGIGELIEVDVDHLNICKPEKKDSFLYKRSLQFILEALQSYISH; this is encoded by the exons ATGTCTGGTGCAGCTCTACGTTTTATCCGCTGTCGGAGACTGAGCACAGCTGGGACGCCTGGAGTGAGGAAAGTGCTTCAGTGGAAGGACTTAA GGAAGGTTGCTAAAGTTACTGGTGCGGTTGTCTCGGG AGGTTGTCTTTTGATCACATATGAAGTGGTGGCCTTGAACAAGGCTGTGACCATTGACACTAGTGCCAttgttcaggagaaatacaagTCTTACATCTATCTGAGAGCCACTCCCTCAGATGAAAAGGAAAACCTTACTGCAG GACTCACAAACAAAGCAAGGAGGGAACTTCATAGAGCAGCAAGGCGGTTTCTGGAAATATCATCTAAGGTTTTCCTGCAAACACTAGACG ctGCCAAGTTGATGACACAAGATTTGAGACCTAAAG AGCACTTCAGCCATGTAGATGCAGACCCACATGAGGTGGCATTATGGGTCTTACTAAAGAGGACACGGTCAGCCAACAAAGCAGTCAGACTACAGGCTGTTCAGGAACTTGCAGAAAATCACCACTGGCACG ACTACCAGTACCAGACAGCAGCCCAGGTTATAGACCATGGAACAGCTGTGGGCCTGGCCCGGACTCCTCAG GGTTTGTCAGCAGAGGATGGACTAAGGCAGCTGCTGGCATCTCTGCCTCAGTCTGAGGTGGACAAATGTGTTCAGTACTTCACCTCACTGGCCCTCAGAGAAAGCACTCAGTCCTTGGCAGCACAACGG GGTGGTCTGTGGTGTTTTGGAGGTAATGGGCTGCCTTACGCCCAGAGCCTCACCTCTGTTCCCTCTGAGAAGGTGGAATCCTTCTGCCTACAGGCATTGGTACAGCACTCAAAG GTCCAGAGCCACTGTGACCACATAGTTGCCAACGGGGGTCTGCAGCTCCTCCAGAGGGTTTATCAGCTTCGTAGAGACTCCCTGAAGATTCAGAGGAACATTGTTCGTATCATAGGAAATTTGGCACTCAATGAAGGTGTTCACCAGGCCATAACCCAGTCTG GCTGGGTCTCTGTCCTGGCTGAGATGATGCAGTCTCCTCATGTTATGCAGGCATCTCATGCAGCCCGCGCTCTGGCCAACCTGGATAGGGAGACGGTAAAAGAGAAATATCAAGACGGTGTCTATATCCTCCACCCACAAACACGTTGCAA CCAGCCAATTAAAGCAGACGTGCTCTTCATTCATGGGATTCTCGGAGCAGCTTTTAAGACATGGAGACAGAAGGACCGCGATACGttagaggaagagaaggaagcaGAAAGCAGGGACGACTACACAGAGTGCTGGCCGAAG TCATGGTTGGCTGCTGATTGTCCAAATCTGAGAGTACTATCGGTGGAGTATGACAGTCACCTCAGTGACTGGATGGCCAAATGTCCAGCTGAGAATCAGAG GAAGTCCTTGGCCTACAGAAGTCGAGAGCTGCTAAAGAAGTTAAAGCTGGCAGGAGTTGGAGAGAGGCCTGTGGTCTGGGTAGCCCACAGCATGGGAG GATTGCTtgtgaagaaaatgctgctggaTGCTTCAGAGGACCCAGATATGCATGGACTATTAAAGAACACCAAGGGCATTATGTTTTATAGTGTTCCACACCATGGCACCTTTATGGCAGAGTACTCAGTCAATGTCAGATATCTCCTCTTTCCCTCTGTAGAAGTCAGAGAACTTTGTAAAG ACTCACCATCATTGCGCAACCTTAATGAGAACTTCCTGAACATggccaaagaaaaagaaatcaaggtgCTGAGCTTTGCAGAGACGCTGCCGACAAACATTGGACCCATGATCAAGATACTAGTGGTACCAACGCAGTCAGCAA ATCTCGGCATCGGGGAGCTCATCGAGGTAGACGTAGATCATCTTAACATCTGCAAGCCGGAGAAGAAGGACTCCTTTCTGTACAAGCGCAGCCTCCAGTTCATCCTAGAAGCACTGCAGAGCTATATCAGCCACTGA
- the serac1 gene encoding protein SERAC1 isoform X1 translates to MSGAALRFIRCRRLSTAGTPGVRKVLQWKDLRKVAKVTGAVVSGGCLLITYEVVALNKAVTIDTSAIVQEKYKSYIYLRATPSDEKENLTAGLTNKARRELHRAARRFLEISSKVFLQTLDAAKLMTQDLRPKEHFSHVDADPHEVALWVLLKRTRSANKAVRLQAVQELAENHHWHDYQYQTAAQVIDHGTAVGLARTPQVDLRFFLRSPALPDLEDGLSAEDGLRQLLASLPQSEVDKCVQYFTSLALRESTQSLAAQRGGLWCFGGNGLPYAQSLTSVPSEKVESFCLQALVQHSKVQSHCDHIVANGGLQLLQRVYQLRRDSLKIQRNIVRIIGNLALNEGVHQAITQSGWVSVLAEMMQSPHVMQASHAARALANLDRETVKEKYQDGVYILHPQTRCNQPIKADVLFIHGILGAAFKTWRQKDRDTLEEEKEAESRDDYTECWPKSWLAADCPNLRVLSVEYDSHLSDWMAKCPAENQRKSLAYRSRELLKKLKLAGVGERPVVWVAHSMGGLLVKKMLLDASEDPDMHGLLKNTKGIMFYSVPHHGTFMAEYSVNVRYLLFPSVEVRELCKDSPSLRNLNENFLNMAKEKEIKVLSFAETLPTNIGPMIKILVVPTQSANLGIGELIEVDVDHLNICKPEKKDSFLYKRSLQFILEALQSYISH, encoded by the exons ATGTCTGGTGCAGCTCTACGTTTTATCCGCTGTCGGAGACTGAGCACAGCTGGGACGCCTGGAGTGAGGAAAGTGCTTCAGTGGAAGGACTTAA GGAAGGTTGCTAAAGTTACTGGTGCGGTTGTCTCGGG AGGTTGTCTTTTGATCACATATGAAGTGGTGGCCTTGAACAAGGCTGTGACCATTGACACTAGTGCCAttgttcaggagaaatacaagTCTTACATCTATCTGAGAGCCACTCCCTCAGATGAAAAGGAAAACCTTACTGCAG GACTCACAAACAAAGCAAGGAGGGAACTTCATAGAGCAGCAAGGCGGTTTCTGGAAATATCATCTAAGGTTTTCCTGCAAACACTAGACG ctGCCAAGTTGATGACACAAGATTTGAGACCTAAAG AGCACTTCAGCCATGTAGATGCAGACCCACATGAGGTGGCATTATGGGTCTTACTAAAGAGGACACGGTCAGCCAACAAAGCAGTCAGACTACAGGCTGTTCAGGAACTTGCAGAAAATCACCACTGGCACG ACTACCAGTACCAGACAGCAGCCCAGGTTATAGACCATGGAACAGCTGTGGGCCTGGCCCGGACTCCTCAGGTAGACCTTCGATTCTTCTTGCGCTCACCTGCACTGCCTGATCTGGAGGAT GGTTTGTCAGCAGAGGATGGACTAAGGCAGCTGCTGGCATCTCTGCCTCAGTCTGAGGTGGACAAATGTGTTCAGTACTTCACCTCACTGGCCCTCAGAGAAAGCACTCAGTCCTTGGCAGCACAACGG GGTGGTCTGTGGTGTTTTGGAGGTAATGGGCTGCCTTACGCCCAGAGCCTCACCTCTGTTCCCTCTGAGAAGGTGGAATCCTTCTGCCTACAGGCATTGGTACAGCACTCAAAG GTCCAGAGCCACTGTGACCACATAGTTGCCAACGGGGGTCTGCAGCTCCTCCAGAGGGTTTATCAGCTTCGTAGAGACTCCCTGAAGATTCAGAGGAACATTGTTCGTATCATAGGAAATTTGGCACTCAATGAAGGTGTTCACCAGGCCATAACCCAGTCTG GCTGGGTCTCTGTCCTGGCTGAGATGATGCAGTCTCCTCATGTTATGCAGGCATCTCATGCAGCCCGCGCTCTGGCCAACCTGGATAGGGAGACGGTAAAAGAGAAATATCAAGACGGTGTCTATATCCTCCACCCACAAACACGTTGCAA CCAGCCAATTAAAGCAGACGTGCTCTTCATTCATGGGATTCTCGGAGCAGCTTTTAAGACATGGAGACAGAAGGACCGCGATACGttagaggaagagaaggaagcaGAAAGCAGGGACGACTACACAGAGTGCTGGCCGAAG TCATGGTTGGCTGCTGATTGTCCAAATCTGAGAGTACTATCGGTGGAGTATGACAGTCACCTCAGTGACTGGATGGCCAAATGTCCAGCTGAGAATCAGAG GAAGTCCTTGGCCTACAGAAGTCGAGAGCTGCTAAAGAAGTTAAAGCTGGCAGGAGTTGGAGAGAGGCCTGTGGTCTGGGTAGCCCACAGCATGGGAG GATTGCTtgtgaagaaaatgctgctggaTGCTTCAGAGGACCCAGATATGCATGGACTATTAAAGAACACCAAGGGCATTATGTTTTATAGTGTTCCACACCATGGCACCTTTATGGCAGAGTACTCAGTCAATGTCAGATATCTCCTCTTTCCCTCTGTAGAAGTCAGAGAACTTTGTAAAG ACTCACCATCATTGCGCAACCTTAATGAGAACTTCCTGAACATggccaaagaaaaagaaatcaaggtgCTGAGCTTTGCAGAGACGCTGCCGACAAACATTGGACCCATGATCAAGATACTAGTGGTACCAACGCAGTCAGCAA ATCTCGGCATCGGGGAGCTCATCGAGGTAGACGTAGATCATCTTAACATCTGCAAGCCGGAGAAGAAGGACTCCTTTCTGTACAAGCGCAGCCTCCAGTTCATCCTAGAAGCACTGCAGAGCTATATCAGCCACTGA
- the myct1a gene encoding myc target protein 1 homolog, giving the protein MAENNTNLFLEILQSFDAVPLIIAFCVSMAVGLVLGALVYVILTWMSRRRAGSASITRRPPRQTRTSSRNRPGFNRNSSYDRRSNNSLVSAAFSFHRQTSSPDHLDPLGHKSSFRASTFHPLLQCSQVAREAEEGSQTTLPRTPTLNTSTGSAQTAAQPTATPPRPESFWGNNGLRGFHATQTPPPAYESIIRAYQETCT; this is encoded by the exons ATGGCAGAGAACAACACAAATCTCTTTCTGGAAATACTTCAATCTTTTGATGctg TCCCTTTGATAATTGCTTTCTGTGTGTCCATGGCGGTGGGCCTGGTCTTGGGGGCCTTGGTTTACGTGATCTTGACCTGGATGTCGCGACGCAGAGCAGGCTCGGCCAGCATCACCCGCCGCCCTCCTCGCCAAACACGCACGTCTTCCCGCAACCGCCCAGGCTTTAACCGCAACAGCAGCTATGACCGGCGCAGCAACAACAGTTTGGTCAGTGCTGCTTTCAGCTTCCATCGCCAGACTTCCTCCCCAGATCACCTTGACCCACTGGGGCACAAATCCAGCTTCAGGGCTTCCACCTTCCACCCTCTCCTCCAGTGCAGCCAAGTCGCAAGGGAGGCAGAGGAGGGGAGCCAGACAACGCTGCCCCGTACACCAACTCTGAACACATCAACTGGATCAGCTCAAACAGCAGCCCAGCCAACTGCCACCCCACCCAGACCGGAGTCGTTTTGGGGGAACAATGGCCTGAGGGGTTTCCATGCTACACAGACCCCACCTCCAGCTTATGAGAGCATTATTAGAGCTTATCAGGAAACATGCACCTGA